One genomic region from Bufo bufo chromosome 3, aBufBuf1.1, whole genome shotgun sequence encodes:
- the LOC120994907 gene encoding spore wall protein 2-like, with protein MQAKFRKVSEAGKSKFLASQEQLNIAKDAQKDRVISKANRRKQEKQISKNSITSLKASESKSTTSHSNKQLSRHPQIIRVKSHEAIKGLQMVDSRDGNCFARKYDHSSYSSSSSDNSAGEKFTEGVSLVPRLNSVLDGSHHMEKGSKCNDRNSVQYFKDEDTSVSAACSKELAKPKYFKKKKEGKILVVKQKESVKAVDESEEEESEKEETEREKGHSKEQSDDESEDEEMENEGEEDDCRDRDNAEVEGETECEGEENEESEEGGVEEEEEEDDEENVEEGEEDGDEEKDDKVVEEDDGEKEGKEEGEEEGEEDEEEGEEDEEEGEEDEEEGEEDEEEGEEDEEEGEEEEDEEEGEEEEDEEEREEEEEDEEEGEEDEEEGEEDEEEGEEEEDEEGEEEEEEDEEGEEEDEEEGEEEDEEEEGEEEEDEEEEGEEEDEEEEGEEEDEEEEGEEEDEEGEEEEDEEGEEEEDEEGEEEEDEEGEEEEDEEGEEEEDEEGEEEDEEGEEEDEEGDEEEDEEGEEEEEGEEEGEEEEEEEEGKEEEEEGEDGKGQEDEEDDKEAKEEKTGKNKKKEQKYVGSKFTSKKTEKQKKNVKNLKKRELKESESTKLENVEKSLDQSVMFWNDILPQYLTLK; from the coding sequence ATGCAGGCCAAATTTCGAAAGGTATCTGAAGCTGGAAAATCCAAATTTCTGGCTAGTCAAGAGCAGCTGAATATTGCTAAAGATGCTCAGAAAGACAGGGTCATTTCTAAGGCCAATAGAAGAAAGCAAGAAAAGCAAATATCAAAAAATAGTATCACCTCTCTGAAAGCTAGTGAGTCAAAAAGTACCACCTCTCATAGTAATAAACAACTTAGTAGACATCCCCAGATCATCCGGGTCAAAAGTCATGAAGCTATTAAAGGTTTACAGATGGTGGATAGTAGAGATGGGAACTGTTTTGCAAGAAAGTATGATCATAGTTCGTATTCGTCATCCAGTTCAGACAATTCGGCAGGAGAAAAATTCACAGAGGGTGTTAGTTTAGTTCCAAGACTAAATAGCGTGCTAGATGGCAGCCATCATATGGAGAAAGGATCAAAATGTAATGATCGCAATAGCGTACAGTATTTTAAGGATGAAGATACTTCTGTAAGTGCGGCATGTTCCAAAGAGCTAGCTAAACCTAAATATtttaagaaaaagaaagaaggcaAAATACTTGTCGTTAAGCAAAAAGAAAGTGTAAAAGCCGTTGATGAATCTGAAGAGGAAGAATCTGAAAAAGAGGAAACTGAACGAGAGAAGGGACACAGTAAGGAACAAAGTGATGATGAGAGTGAAGACGAAGAAATGGAAAATGAAGGAGAGGAAGACGATTGTAGAGATAGGGACAATGCAGAAGTAGAGGGGGAAACGGAATGTGAAGGAGAAGAGAATGAGGAAAGCGAGGAGGGGGGagtggaagaagaagaggaggaagatgatgaAGAGAATGTGGAAGAAGGGGAGGAAGATGGAGATGAAGAAAAGGATGACAAAGTAGTGGAGGAAGACGACGGAGAAAAGGAGGGAAAAGAGGagggagaagaagagggggaggaggatgaagaagagggggaggaggatgaagaagagggggaggaggatgaagaagagggggaggaggatgaagaagagggggaggaggatgaagaagaaggggaggaggaggaggatgaagaagaaggggaggaggaggaggatgaagaagaacgggaggaggaggaggaggatgaagaagaaggggaggaggatgaagaagaaggggaggaggatgaagaagaaggggaggaggaggaggatgaagaaggggaggaggaggaggaggaggatgaagaaggagaggaggaagatgaagaagaaggggaggaggaggatgaagaagaagaaggggaggaggaggaggatgaagaagaagaaggggaggaggaggatgaagaagaagaaggggaggaggaggatgaagaagaagaaggggaggaggaggatgaagaaggggaggaggaggaggatgaagaaggggaggaggaggaggatgaagaaggggaggaggaggaggatgaagaaggggaggaggaggaggatgaagaaggggaggaggaggaggatgaagaaggggaggaggaggatgaagaaggggaggaggaggatgaagaaggggatgaggaggaggatgaagaaggggaggaggaggaggagggtgaagaagaaggggaggaggaggaggaggaagaagaaggtaaggaggaggaagaagagggagaaGATGGAAAGGGGcaagaggatgaggaagatgacAAAGAagcaaaagaagaaaaaactgggaagaataaaaaaaaggaacagaaatATGTGGGAAGTAAATTTACATCAAAGAAAACTGAAAAGCAGAAAAAGAATGTTAAAAACCTTAAGAAGCGTGAGCTTAAAGAATCAGAATCTACAAAATTAGAAAATGTGGAAAAATCTCTGGACCAATCCGTGATGTTTTGGAACGATATTTTACCACAATACCTAACACTAAAATAA